The following coding sequences lie in one Bacillota bacterium genomic window:
- the ortA gene encoding 2-amino-4-oxopentanoate thiolase subunit OrtA, producing MKVKAGTWVQVRATVLSPGERAPAVPPDTARVPLEMRVKGFLLEETEMGKEACVSTVTGRRARGTLEAVEPWHTHGFGEAIPELLTIGPELRKFLGGDPS from the coding sequence GTGAAGGTCAAGGCGGGCACCTGGGTTCAGGTAAGGGCTACCGTGTTGTCTCCTGGGGAAAGGGCGCCCGCTGTGCCTCCGGACACCGCGAGGGTGCCCCTGGAGATGCGAGTAAAGGGTTTCCTCCTGGAGGAGACTGAGATGGGAAAAGAGGCATGTGTGAGTACCGTCACGGGAAGACGTGCCAGGGGCACCCTGGAGGCAGTGGAGCCCTGGCACACCCACGGGTTTGGCGAGGCCATCCCTGAACTCCTCACCATTGGGCCTGAACTCAGGAAATTCCTGGGGGGTGACCCCTCGTGA
- the ord gene encoding 2,4-diaminopentanoate dehydrogenase codes for MLKDGVRVGIWGLGAMGSGMARLALKRRGLEVVAAVAKRPGKAGRDLGEVLGLDAETGVRVSLDPRKAFGEGAPNVVLHSTGSLVREVYPEVLLLCEMGTHVVSVAEEMAFPWAQWPREAEEMDKAALKAGVTLLGTGINPGFVLDALILCLTGATAEVTCVKARRVNDLSPFGPTVMRTQGVGTTPEEFEKGLEDGTIVGHIGFPESISLVAKALGWRLDRIIQERHPIISKSRRETPYVRVSPGMVAGCRHTARGIVGGKVVIEMEHPQQIHPETEGTRTGDYIEIQGVPCINMAIQPEIPGGTGTIAVALNMVPVVLEARPGLLTMADLPVPRGVGHERGDRQ; via the coding sequence TTGCTCAAGGATGGGGTTCGTGTGGGTATCTGGGGGCTGGGTGCCATGGGGTCTGGCATGGCCAGGCTGGCGCTAAAGAGGAGGGGCCTTGAAGTCGTGGCTGCCGTTGCCAAAAGGCCTGGAAAGGCTGGAAGAGACCTGGGGGAGGTGCTTGGACTTGACGCTGAGACTGGCGTCAGGGTGTCCTTGGACCCCCGGAAGGCATTCGGGGAGGGCGCACCCAATGTGGTGCTCCACTCCACGGGCTCCCTGGTGAGAGAGGTATACCCCGAGGTACTACTCCTGTGCGAGATGGGCACCCACGTGGTGAGCGTCGCTGAGGAAATGGCCTTCCCCTGGGCCCAGTGGCCTCGGGAGGCCGAAGAGATGGATAAGGCCGCTCTGAAGGCGGGAGTGACGCTGCTGGGAACAGGCATCAACCCAGGTTTCGTCCTGGACGCGCTGATCCTCTGTCTCACGGGTGCCACGGCAGAGGTCACCTGTGTCAAGGCCCGGCGGGTCAATGACCTGTCGCCCTTTGGACCTACGGTCATGAGGACCCAGGGGGTGGGCACCACCCCGGAGGAATTCGAGAAGGGCTTGGAGGACGGCACCATTGTGGGACATATAGGCTTTCCTGAATCCATATCCCTGGTGGCAAAGGCGCTCGGCTGGAGGCTCGACCGGATCATCCAGGAACGCCATCCCATAATCAGTAAGAGCCGCAGGGAGACTCCCTATGTGAGGGTTAGTCCTGGAATGGTGGCGGGCTGCCGCCACACCGCCAGGGGCATCGTGGGAGGCAAGGTAGTTATCGAAATGGAACACCCCCAGCAGATCCATCCCGAGACCGAGGGGACCCGGACCGGGGACTACATCGAGATCCAGGGCGTACCATGCATCAACATGGCTATCCAGCCGGAGATCCCGGGAGGCACCGGCACCATCGCCGTGGCCCTCAACATGGTCCCCGTGGTCCTTGAGGCAAGACCAGGACTCTTGACCATGGCGGACCTGCCGGTGCCCAGGGGTGTGGGCCACGAAAGGGGGGACCGCCAGTGA
- a CDS encoding pyruvate kinase alpha/beta domain-containing protein — protein sequence MPYWDSAGAKLTGQTLEAAFTRAKEAGIGYLVVTSTTGRTARAALEMLPSGLNLVVVTHHQGYKEPGVNECDPETIRLLQEKGAGVLTTTHLLANVERAVTNKWGGLYPGGIVSATLRMFGQGTKVCVEASVMALDAGLVPYGEDIMACGGTGRGLDTAIILRPAHSNHFFDTVIREVVAKPRCDHA from the coding sequence GTGCCTTACTGGGATTCGGCCGGAGCCAAGCTGACCGGGCAAACGCTGGAGGCAGCATTCACCCGGGCCAAGGAGGCGGGAATAGGGTACCTGGTGGTGACATCCACAACAGGCCGGACCGCCAGGGCGGCCCTGGAGATGCTGCCCAGCGGCCTTAACCTGGTGGTGGTCACGCACCACCAGGGCTACAAGGAACCCGGGGTGAACGAGTGCGATCCTGAAACCATTCGCCTCCTCCAGGAGAAGGGTGCAGGGGTGCTCACCACCACGCACCTCCTGGCCAACGTGGAGAGGGCGGTCACCAACAAGTGGGGAGGCCTCTACCCGGGTGGGATAGTCTCGGCAACGCTGCGCATGTTCGGGCAAGGCACCAAGGTGTGCGTGGAGGCTTCAGTCATGGCACTGGACGCAGGACTGGTTCCCTACGGTGAGGACATCATGGCTTGCGGCGGTACTGGCAGGGGGCTGGACACGGCCATCATCTTGAGGCCCGCCCACTCCAATCACTTCTTCGACACGGTAATCCGGGAGGTCGTGGCAAAACCCAGGTGTGATCACGCTTAA